From Nicotiana tabacum cultivar K326 chromosome 20, ASM71507v2, whole genome shotgun sequence, one genomic window encodes:
- the LOC107800776 gene encoding coilin-like isoform X3, with amino-acid sequence MEGVRLRLLFKDPDILSDLQKTEGFKRIWFLLKPQLHTTINDLSSYLLRTFQLHASCPHGILLSMDGFVLPPFESTYILKDKDVVSVEKKGGHLAVDGNNGQKVILAVEGNDGPNAVENLQIVEKQPEIDGPLLLANEAFDHESSDGEESEDESSDSEESEDDSEKEEEAEPKEDTSHRENATISKKRKASDQTLPSSKKKKHSSDVKEKLDEQTKKQQDLTSKKQNRSDTKNKDMENNRGNAESSEDNPITPSTKKNDEVQKRSVENIETTTPNSDATKKKGPSRTARRKKAKRQWLREMAKIQEKNALVESEGLRNWKELQAKARRGEPSRQPEGRVTDEANGQPKGHRNWKQQKTKAKKEEVTGQPKGLQFHGEDQNRDTDQEKHAEEKSKSSGKSCQNSDTEEVVPVEIRPGHIRFEPLGKELVSKQSQVEVESFRWNGMMSKKKGQKWGQGSVSFSQRNDSPGSNKERPEMMNGERQRWGQEKVSFSQKNDSPVSNKERPEVMNRERQRWGREKVSFSQNNDAPEMMNRESQKWGQEKVSFSHNNDSLGSSKGHPEMMNHERQNWGQEKVSFPQNNDSLGSNKEHSEMVNGEKEPRCHESIDFNTLPFLSGVPKEGLVIAYRLLELSSTWTPEVSSYRVGKISWCNSEANRVLLMPVAEFPVIFSEDESSKQPDSSIYNEDGSLEIDFSALLEVRLLKNGTPDSAGVPGRVIEGSAANGSTPVIGSSKKKTETPSTGVAEVNNGKKTQSTPSGDGGVNLWEQFSETLKAKKTELSQESSWGKPSSGKSSSSYRSMRGGALGPTMAFLRSQNKI; translated from the exons ATGGAGGGCGTTAGGCTTCGGTTGTTGTTCAAAGACCCCGACATTCTAAGTGACTTGCAAAAAACTGAGGGTTTCAAAAGGATTTGGTTCCTTCTCAAACCCCAACTACACACAACCATCAATGATCTCTCTTCTTATCTTCTCCGCACTTTTCAGCTCCATGCTTCTTGTCCTCATGGCATCCTCCTCTCT ATGGATGGTTTTGTCTTGCCTCCTTTTGAATCAACATATATTTTGAAGGACAAAGATGTAGTCAG TGTGGAGAAGAAAGGAGGCCATTTAGCTGTCGACGGAAATAATGGACAAAAGGTGATTTTAGCTGTCGAAGGAAATGATGGTCCCAATGCAGTTGAGAATCTCCAAATTGTTGAGAAGCAACCTGAAATTGATGGACCACTGTTATTGGCAAATGAAGCGTTTGACCATGAATCTTCTGACGGTGAAGAGTCTGAAGATGAGTCTTCTGACAGTGAAGAGTCTGAAGATGATTCTGAAAAGGAAGAAGAGGCAGAGCCAAAGGAAGATACTTCACACCGGGAAAATGCTACAATttccaagaaaagaaaagcatCAGATCAAACGCTTCCTAGCTCAAA GAAAAAGAAACACAGTTCTGATGTTAAGGAGAAGCTTGATGAGCAGACCAAGAAACAACAAGATCTTACTAGCAAGAAGCAGAATAGATCTGATACGAAAAACAAAGATATGGAGAATAATAGAGGAAATGCTGAGAGTAGTGAGGACAATCCTATTACTCCCAGCACGAAAAA AAATGACGAGGTTCAAAAAAGAAGTGTGGAGAATATAGAGACAACAACCCCCAACTCTGATGCAACTAAAAAAAAG GGTCCTAGTAGAACTGCCAGGAGAAAAAAGGCTAAAAGGCAATGGTTGCGAGAGATGGCCAAAATTCAGGAGAAGAACGCACTTGTTGAATCAGAAGGACTG CGGAACTGGAAAGAATTGCAAGCTAAAGCTCGAAGAGGAGAGCCTAGCCGCCAACCAGAGGGGCGAGTGACTGATGAGGCTAATGGCCAACCAAAGGGACAC CGAAATTGGAAGCAGCAGAAAACTAAAGCTAAAAAAGAAGAGGTAACTGGCCAACCAAAAGGACTA CAATTTCACGGTGAAGATCAGAATAGAGATACAGATCAAGAAAAGCATGCAGAAGAAAAAAGCAAATCGTCTGGAAAATCATGTCAAAATAGTGACACAGAAGAAGTTGTTCCAGTTGAGATAAGGCCTGGGCATATTCGCTTTGAACCTCTGGGAAAAG AACTAGTTTCGAAGCAGAGTCAAGTAGAAGTG GAAAGTTTCAGGTGGAATGGCATGATGAGCAAGAAAAAGGGTCAGAAATGGGGCCAAGGGAGTGTCTCATTTTCCCAAAGGAATGATTCTCCTGGTTCAAACAAAGAACGTCCTGAGATGATGAATGGTGAGAGACAGAGATGGGGCCAAGAGAAAGTCTCATTTTCCCAAAAGAATGATtctcctgtttcaaacaaagaacgtCCTGAGGTGATGAATCGCGAGAGACAAAGATGGGGCCGAGAGAAAGTCTCATTTTCCCAAAACAATGATGCTCCTGAGATGATGAATCGAGAGAGTCAGAAATGGGGTCAAGAGAAAGTCTCATTTTCCCACAACAATGATTCTCTAGGTTCAAGCAAAGGACATCCTGAGATGATGAATCATGAGAGACAGAATTGGGGTCAAGAAAAAGTTTCATTTCCCCAAAACAATGATTCTCTAGGTTCAAACAAAGAACATTCTGAGATGGTGAATGGTGAAAAAGAGCCTCGTTGTCATGAATCAATTGACTTCAATACACTTCCTTTTCTTTCTGGTGTGCCCAAG GAAGGTCTTGTGATTGCATACCGGTTGCTAGAGTTATCATCAACTTGGACCCCTGAAGTTTCCTCCTATCGG GTTGGGAAAATATCGTGGTGTAATTCTGAAGCAAATAGAGTTCTGCTGATGCCAGTAGCTGAATTTCCAGTCATTTTTAGTGAGGATGAGTCCTCAAAGCAACCAGATAGCTCTATTTATAATGAAGACGGATCTCTGGAG ATAGATTTTTCAGCACTTCTTGAAGTGCGTCTGCTGAAAAATGGTACTCCAGACTCAGCAGGAGTTCCTGGTCGGGTTATTGAAGGTTCTGCTGCCAATGGGTCCACTCCAGTGATTGGAAGCAGTAAAAAGAAAACTGAAACCCCATCTACTG GAGTTGCAGAAGTAAACAATGGGAAAAAAACACAATCTACTCCTTCAG GGGACGGCGGAGTGAACCTGTGGGAGCAATTCAGTGAAACTCTAAAGGCCAAGAAGACAGAATTATCTCAGGAAAGTAGTTGGGGTAAGCCGAGTTCCGGGAAGAGCTCGTCGTCATATCGATCCATGAGAGGCGGTGCGCTGGGCCCTACAATGGCCTTCCTAAGATCCCAGAACAAAATTTGA
- the LOC107800776 gene encoding coilin-like isoform X5: MEGVRLRLLFKDPDILSDLQKTEGFKRIWFLLKPQLHTTINDLSSYLLRTFQLHASCPHGILLSMDGFVLPPFESTYILKDKDVVSVEKKGGHLAVDGNNGQKVILAVEGNDGPNAVENLQIVEKQPEIDGPLLLANEAFDHESSDGEESEDESSDSEESEDDSEKEEEAEPKEDTSHRENATISKKRKASDQTLPSSKKKKHSSDVKEKLDEQTKKQQDLTSKKQNRSDTKNKDMENNRGNAESSEDNPITPSTKKNDEVQKRSVENIETTTPNSDATKKKGPSRTARRKKAKRQWLREMAKIQEKNALVESEGLRNWKELQAKARRGEPSRQPEGRVTDEANGQPKGHRNWKQQKTKAKKEELHWKQFHGEDQNRDTDQEKHAEEKSKSSGKSCQNSDTEEVVPVEIRPGHIRFEPLGKELVSKQSQVEVESFRWNGMMSKKKGQKWGQGSVSFSQRNDSPGSNKERPEMMNGERQRWGQEKVSFSQKNDSPVSNKERPEVMNRERQRWGREKVSFSQNNDAPEMMNRESQKWGQEKVSFSHNNDSLGSSKGHPEMMNHERQNWGQEKVSFPQNNDSLGSNKEHSEMVNGEKEPRCHESIDFNTLPFLSGVPKEGLVIAYRLLELSSTWTPEVSSYRVGKISWCNSEANRVLLMPVAEFPVIFSEDESSKQPDSSIYNEDGSLEIDFSALLEVRLLKNGTPDSAGVPGRVIEGSAANGSTPVIGSSKKKTETPSTEVNNGKKTQSTPSGDGGVNLWEQFSETLKAKKTELSQESSWGKPSSGKSSSSYRSMRGGALGPTMAFLRSQNKI, encoded by the exons ATGGAGGGCGTTAGGCTTCGGTTGTTGTTCAAAGACCCCGACATTCTAAGTGACTTGCAAAAAACTGAGGGTTTCAAAAGGATTTGGTTCCTTCTCAAACCCCAACTACACACAACCATCAATGATCTCTCTTCTTATCTTCTCCGCACTTTTCAGCTCCATGCTTCTTGTCCTCATGGCATCCTCCTCTCT ATGGATGGTTTTGTCTTGCCTCCTTTTGAATCAACATATATTTTGAAGGACAAAGATGTAGTCAG TGTGGAGAAGAAAGGAGGCCATTTAGCTGTCGACGGAAATAATGGACAAAAGGTGATTTTAGCTGTCGAAGGAAATGATGGTCCCAATGCAGTTGAGAATCTCCAAATTGTTGAGAAGCAACCTGAAATTGATGGACCACTGTTATTGGCAAATGAAGCGTTTGACCATGAATCTTCTGACGGTGAAGAGTCTGAAGATGAGTCTTCTGACAGTGAAGAGTCTGAAGATGATTCTGAAAAGGAAGAAGAGGCAGAGCCAAAGGAAGATACTTCACACCGGGAAAATGCTACAATttccaagaaaagaaaagcatCAGATCAAACGCTTCCTAGCTCAAA GAAAAAGAAACACAGTTCTGATGTTAAGGAGAAGCTTGATGAGCAGACCAAGAAACAACAAGATCTTACTAGCAAGAAGCAGAATAGATCTGATACGAAAAACAAAGATATGGAGAATAATAGAGGAAATGCTGAGAGTAGTGAGGACAATCCTATTACTCCCAGCACGAAAAA AAATGACGAGGTTCAAAAAAGAAGTGTGGAGAATATAGAGACAACAACCCCCAACTCTGATGCAACTAAAAAAAAG GGTCCTAGTAGAACTGCCAGGAGAAAAAAGGCTAAAAGGCAATGGTTGCGAGAGATGGCCAAAATTCAGGAGAAGAACGCACTTGTTGAATCAGAAGGACTG CGGAACTGGAAAGAATTGCAAGCTAAAGCTCGAAGAGGAGAGCCTAGCCGCCAACCAGAGGGGCGAGTGACTGATGAGGCTAATGGCCAACCAAAGGGACAC CGAAATTGGAAGCAGCAGAAAACTAAAGCTAAAAAAGAAGAG TTGCATTGGAAGCAATTTCACGGTGAAGATCAGAATAGAGATACAGATCAAGAAAAGCATGCAGAAGAAAAAAGCAAATCGTCTGGAAAATCATGTCAAAATAGTGACACAGAAGAAGTTGTTCCAGTTGAGATAAGGCCTGGGCATATTCGCTTTGAACCTCTGGGAAAAG AACTAGTTTCGAAGCAGAGTCAAGTAGAAGTG GAAAGTTTCAGGTGGAATGGCATGATGAGCAAGAAAAAGGGTCAGAAATGGGGCCAAGGGAGTGTCTCATTTTCCCAAAGGAATGATTCTCCTGGTTCAAACAAAGAACGTCCTGAGATGATGAATGGTGAGAGACAGAGATGGGGCCAAGAGAAAGTCTCATTTTCCCAAAAGAATGATtctcctgtttcaaacaaagaacgtCCTGAGGTGATGAATCGCGAGAGACAAAGATGGGGCCGAGAGAAAGTCTCATTTTCCCAAAACAATGATGCTCCTGAGATGATGAATCGAGAGAGTCAGAAATGGGGTCAAGAGAAAGTCTCATTTTCCCACAACAATGATTCTCTAGGTTCAAGCAAAGGACATCCTGAGATGATGAATCATGAGAGACAGAATTGGGGTCAAGAAAAAGTTTCATTTCCCCAAAACAATGATTCTCTAGGTTCAAACAAAGAACATTCTGAGATGGTGAATGGTGAAAAAGAGCCTCGTTGTCATGAATCAATTGACTTCAATACACTTCCTTTTCTTTCTGGTGTGCCCAAG GAAGGTCTTGTGATTGCATACCGGTTGCTAGAGTTATCATCAACTTGGACCCCTGAAGTTTCCTCCTATCGG GTTGGGAAAATATCGTGGTGTAATTCTGAAGCAAATAGAGTTCTGCTGATGCCAGTAGCTGAATTTCCAGTCATTTTTAGTGAGGATGAGTCCTCAAAGCAACCAGATAGCTCTATTTATAATGAAGACGGATCTCTGGAG ATAGATTTTTCAGCACTTCTTGAAGTGCGTCTGCTGAAAAATGGTACTCCAGACTCAGCAGGAGTTCCTGGTCGGGTTATTGAAGGTTCTGCTGCCAATGGGTCCACTCCAGTGATTGGAAGCAGTAAAAAGAAAACTGAAACCCCATCTACTG AAGTAAACAATGGGAAAAAAACACAATCTACTCCTTCAG GGGACGGCGGAGTGAACCTGTGGGAGCAATTCAGTGAAACTCTAAAGGCCAAGAAGACAGAATTATCTCAGGAAAGTAGTTGGGGTAAGCCGAGTTCCGGGAAGAGCTCGTCGTCATATCGATCCATGAGAGGCGGTGCGCTGGGCCCTACAATGGCCTTCCTAAGATCCCAGAACAAAATTTGA
- the LOC107800776 gene encoding coilin-like isoform X2: MEGVRLRLLFKDPDILSDLQKTEGFKRIWFLLKPQLHTTINDLSSYLLRTFQLHASCPHGILLSMDGFVLPPFESTYILKDKDVVSVEKKGGHLAVDGNNGQKVILAVEGNDGPNAVENLQIVEKQPEIDGPLLLANEAFDHESSDGEESEDESSDSEESEDDSEKEEEAEPKEDTSHRENATISKKRKASDQTLPSSKKKKHSSDVKEKLDEQTKKQQDLTSKKQNRSDTKNKDMENNRGNAESSEDNPITPSTKKNDEVQKRSVENIETTTPNSDATKKKGPSRTARRKKAKRQWLREMAKIQEKNALVESEGLRNWKELQAKARRGEPSRQPEGRVTDEANGQPKGHRNWKQQKTKAKKEEVTGQPKGLLHWKQFHGEDQNRDTDQEKHAEEKSKSSGKSCQNSDTEEVVPVEIRPGHIRFEPLGKELVSKQSQVEVESFRWNGMMSKKKGQKWGQGSVSFSQRNDSPGSNKERPEMMNGERQRWGQEKVSFSQKNDSPVSNKERPEVMNRERQRWGREKVSFSQNNDAPEMMNRESQKWGQEKVSFSHNNDSLGSSKGHPEMMNHERQNWGQEKVSFPQNNDSLGSNKEHSEMVNGEKEPRCHESIDFNTLPFLSGVPKEGLVIAYRLLELSSTWTPEVSSYRVGKISWCNSEANRVLLMPVAEFPVIFSEDESSKQPDSSIYNEDGSLEIDFSALLEVRLLKNGTPDSAGVPGRVIEGSAANGSTPVIGSSKKKTETPSTEVNNGKKTQSTPSGDGGVNLWEQFSETLKAKKTELSQESSWGKPSSGKSSSSYRSMRGGALGPTMAFLRSQNKI; the protein is encoded by the exons ATGGAGGGCGTTAGGCTTCGGTTGTTGTTCAAAGACCCCGACATTCTAAGTGACTTGCAAAAAACTGAGGGTTTCAAAAGGATTTGGTTCCTTCTCAAACCCCAACTACACACAACCATCAATGATCTCTCTTCTTATCTTCTCCGCACTTTTCAGCTCCATGCTTCTTGTCCTCATGGCATCCTCCTCTCT ATGGATGGTTTTGTCTTGCCTCCTTTTGAATCAACATATATTTTGAAGGACAAAGATGTAGTCAG TGTGGAGAAGAAAGGAGGCCATTTAGCTGTCGACGGAAATAATGGACAAAAGGTGATTTTAGCTGTCGAAGGAAATGATGGTCCCAATGCAGTTGAGAATCTCCAAATTGTTGAGAAGCAACCTGAAATTGATGGACCACTGTTATTGGCAAATGAAGCGTTTGACCATGAATCTTCTGACGGTGAAGAGTCTGAAGATGAGTCTTCTGACAGTGAAGAGTCTGAAGATGATTCTGAAAAGGAAGAAGAGGCAGAGCCAAAGGAAGATACTTCACACCGGGAAAATGCTACAATttccaagaaaagaaaagcatCAGATCAAACGCTTCCTAGCTCAAA GAAAAAGAAACACAGTTCTGATGTTAAGGAGAAGCTTGATGAGCAGACCAAGAAACAACAAGATCTTACTAGCAAGAAGCAGAATAGATCTGATACGAAAAACAAAGATATGGAGAATAATAGAGGAAATGCTGAGAGTAGTGAGGACAATCCTATTACTCCCAGCACGAAAAA AAATGACGAGGTTCAAAAAAGAAGTGTGGAGAATATAGAGACAACAACCCCCAACTCTGATGCAACTAAAAAAAAG GGTCCTAGTAGAACTGCCAGGAGAAAAAAGGCTAAAAGGCAATGGTTGCGAGAGATGGCCAAAATTCAGGAGAAGAACGCACTTGTTGAATCAGAAGGACTG CGGAACTGGAAAGAATTGCAAGCTAAAGCTCGAAGAGGAGAGCCTAGCCGCCAACCAGAGGGGCGAGTGACTGATGAGGCTAATGGCCAACCAAAGGGACAC CGAAATTGGAAGCAGCAGAAAACTAAAGCTAAAAAAGAAGAGGTAACTGGCCAACCAAAAGGACTA TTGCATTGGAAGCAATTTCACGGTGAAGATCAGAATAGAGATACAGATCAAGAAAAGCATGCAGAAGAAAAAAGCAAATCGTCTGGAAAATCATGTCAAAATAGTGACACAGAAGAAGTTGTTCCAGTTGAGATAAGGCCTGGGCATATTCGCTTTGAACCTCTGGGAAAAG AACTAGTTTCGAAGCAGAGTCAAGTAGAAGTG GAAAGTTTCAGGTGGAATGGCATGATGAGCAAGAAAAAGGGTCAGAAATGGGGCCAAGGGAGTGTCTCATTTTCCCAAAGGAATGATTCTCCTGGTTCAAACAAAGAACGTCCTGAGATGATGAATGGTGAGAGACAGAGATGGGGCCAAGAGAAAGTCTCATTTTCCCAAAAGAATGATtctcctgtttcaaacaaagaacgtCCTGAGGTGATGAATCGCGAGAGACAAAGATGGGGCCGAGAGAAAGTCTCATTTTCCCAAAACAATGATGCTCCTGAGATGATGAATCGAGAGAGTCAGAAATGGGGTCAAGAGAAAGTCTCATTTTCCCACAACAATGATTCTCTAGGTTCAAGCAAAGGACATCCTGAGATGATGAATCATGAGAGACAGAATTGGGGTCAAGAAAAAGTTTCATTTCCCCAAAACAATGATTCTCTAGGTTCAAACAAAGAACATTCTGAGATGGTGAATGGTGAAAAAGAGCCTCGTTGTCATGAATCAATTGACTTCAATACACTTCCTTTTCTTTCTGGTGTGCCCAAG GAAGGTCTTGTGATTGCATACCGGTTGCTAGAGTTATCATCAACTTGGACCCCTGAAGTTTCCTCCTATCGG GTTGGGAAAATATCGTGGTGTAATTCTGAAGCAAATAGAGTTCTGCTGATGCCAGTAGCTGAATTTCCAGTCATTTTTAGTGAGGATGAGTCCTCAAAGCAACCAGATAGCTCTATTTATAATGAAGACGGATCTCTGGAG ATAGATTTTTCAGCACTTCTTGAAGTGCGTCTGCTGAAAAATGGTACTCCAGACTCAGCAGGAGTTCCTGGTCGGGTTATTGAAGGTTCTGCTGCCAATGGGTCCACTCCAGTGATTGGAAGCAGTAAAAAGAAAACTGAAACCCCATCTACTG AAGTAAACAATGGGAAAAAAACACAATCTACTCCTTCAG GGGACGGCGGAGTGAACCTGTGGGAGCAATTCAGTGAAACTCTAAAGGCCAAGAAGACAGAATTATCTCAGGAAAGTAGTTGGGGTAAGCCGAGTTCCGGGAAGAGCTCGTCGTCATATCGATCCATGAGAGGCGGTGCGCTGGGCCCTACAATGGCCTTCCTAAGATCCCAGAACAAAATTTGA
- the LOC107800776 gene encoding coilin-like isoform X4 — translation MEGVRLRLLFKDPDILSDLQKTEGFKRIWFLLKPQLHTTINDLSSYLLRTFQLHASCPHGILLSMDGFVLPPFESTYILKDKDVVSVEKKGGHLAVDGNNGQKVILAVEGNDGPNAVENLQIVEKQPEIDGPLLLANEAFDHESSDGEESEDESSDSEESEDDSEKEEEAEPKEDTSHRENATISKKRKASDQTLPSSKKKKHSSDVKEKLDEQTKKQQDLTSKKQNRSDTKNKDMENNRGNAESSEDNPITPSTKKNDEVQKRSVENIETTTPNSDATKKKGPSRTARRKKAKRQWLREMAKIQEKNALVESEGLRNWKELQAKARRGEPSRQPEGRVTDEANGQPKGHRNWKQQKTKAKKEELHWKQFHGEDQNRDTDQEKHAEEKSKSSGKSCQNSDTEEVVPVEIRPGHIRFEPLGKELVSKQSQVEVESFRWNGMMSKKKGQKWGQGSVSFSQRNDSPGSNKERPEMMNGERQRWGQEKVSFSQKNDSPVSNKERPEVMNRERQRWGREKVSFSQNNDAPEMMNRESQKWGQEKVSFSHNNDSLGSSKGHPEMMNHERQNWGQEKVSFPQNNDSLGSNKEHSEMVNGEKEPRCHESIDFNTLPFLSGVPKEGLVIAYRLLELSSTWTPEVSSYRVGKISWCNSEANRVLLMPVAEFPVIFSEDESSKQPDSSIYNEDGSLEIDFSALLEVRLLKNGTPDSAGVPGRVIEGSAANGSTPVIGSSKKKTETPSTGVAEVNNGKKTQSTPSGDGGVNLWEQFSETLKAKKTELSQESSWGKPSSGKSSSSYRSMRGGALGPTMAFLRSQNKI, via the exons ATGGAGGGCGTTAGGCTTCGGTTGTTGTTCAAAGACCCCGACATTCTAAGTGACTTGCAAAAAACTGAGGGTTTCAAAAGGATTTGGTTCCTTCTCAAACCCCAACTACACACAACCATCAATGATCTCTCTTCTTATCTTCTCCGCACTTTTCAGCTCCATGCTTCTTGTCCTCATGGCATCCTCCTCTCT ATGGATGGTTTTGTCTTGCCTCCTTTTGAATCAACATATATTTTGAAGGACAAAGATGTAGTCAG TGTGGAGAAGAAAGGAGGCCATTTAGCTGTCGACGGAAATAATGGACAAAAGGTGATTTTAGCTGTCGAAGGAAATGATGGTCCCAATGCAGTTGAGAATCTCCAAATTGTTGAGAAGCAACCTGAAATTGATGGACCACTGTTATTGGCAAATGAAGCGTTTGACCATGAATCTTCTGACGGTGAAGAGTCTGAAGATGAGTCTTCTGACAGTGAAGAGTCTGAAGATGATTCTGAAAAGGAAGAAGAGGCAGAGCCAAAGGAAGATACTTCACACCGGGAAAATGCTACAATttccaagaaaagaaaagcatCAGATCAAACGCTTCCTAGCTCAAA GAAAAAGAAACACAGTTCTGATGTTAAGGAGAAGCTTGATGAGCAGACCAAGAAACAACAAGATCTTACTAGCAAGAAGCAGAATAGATCTGATACGAAAAACAAAGATATGGAGAATAATAGAGGAAATGCTGAGAGTAGTGAGGACAATCCTATTACTCCCAGCACGAAAAA AAATGACGAGGTTCAAAAAAGAAGTGTGGAGAATATAGAGACAACAACCCCCAACTCTGATGCAACTAAAAAAAAG GGTCCTAGTAGAACTGCCAGGAGAAAAAAGGCTAAAAGGCAATGGTTGCGAGAGATGGCCAAAATTCAGGAGAAGAACGCACTTGTTGAATCAGAAGGACTG CGGAACTGGAAAGAATTGCAAGCTAAAGCTCGAAGAGGAGAGCCTAGCCGCCAACCAGAGGGGCGAGTGACTGATGAGGCTAATGGCCAACCAAAGGGACAC CGAAATTGGAAGCAGCAGAAAACTAAAGCTAAAAAAGAAGAG TTGCATTGGAAGCAATTTCACGGTGAAGATCAGAATAGAGATACAGATCAAGAAAAGCATGCAGAAGAAAAAAGCAAATCGTCTGGAAAATCATGTCAAAATAGTGACACAGAAGAAGTTGTTCCAGTTGAGATAAGGCCTGGGCATATTCGCTTTGAACCTCTGGGAAAAG AACTAGTTTCGAAGCAGAGTCAAGTAGAAGTG GAAAGTTTCAGGTGGAATGGCATGATGAGCAAGAAAAAGGGTCAGAAATGGGGCCAAGGGAGTGTCTCATTTTCCCAAAGGAATGATTCTCCTGGTTCAAACAAAGAACGTCCTGAGATGATGAATGGTGAGAGACAGAGATGGGGCCAAGAGAAAGTCTCATTTTCCCAAAAGAATGATtctcctgtttcaaacaaagaacgtCCTGAGGTGATGAATCGCGAGAGACAAAGATGGGGCCGAGAGAAAGTCTCATTTTCCCAAAACAATGATGCTCCTGAGATGATGAATCGAGAGAGTCAGAAATGGGGTCAAGAGAAAGTCTCATTTTCCCACAACAATGATTCTCTAGGTTCAAGCAAAGGACATCCTGAGATGATGAATCATGAGAGACAGAATTGGGGTCAAGAAAAAGTTTCATTTCCCCAAAACAATGATTCTCTAGGTTCAAACAAAGAACATTCTGAGATGGTGAATGGTGAAAAAGAGCCTCGTTGTCATGAATCAATTGACTTCAATACACTTCCTTTTCTTTCTGGTGTGCCCAAG GAAGGTCTTGTGATTGCATACCGGTTGCTAGAGTTATCATCAACTTGGACCCCTGAAGTTTCCTCCTATCGG GTTGGGAAAATATCGTGGTGTAATTCTGAAGCAAATAGAGTTCTGCTGATGCCAGTAGCTGAATTTCCAGTCATTTTTAGTGAGGATGAGTCCTCAAAGCAACCAGATAGCTCTATTTATAATGAAGACGGATCTCTGGAG ATAGATTTTTCAGCACTTCTTGAAGTGCGTCTGCTGAAAAATGGTACTCCAGACTCAGCAGGAGTTCCTGGTCGGGTTATTGAAGGTTCTGCTGCCAATGGGTCCACTCCAGTGATTGGAAGCAGTAAAAAGAAAACTGAAACCCCATCTACTG GAGTTGCAGAAGTAAACAATGGGAAAAAAACACAATCTACTCCTTCAG GGGACGGCGGAGTGAACCTGTGGGAGCAATTCAGTGAAACTCTAAAGGCCAAGAAGACAGAATTATCTCAGGAAAGTAGTTGGGGTAAGCCGAGTTCCGGGAAGAGCTCGTCGTCATATCGATCCATGAGAGGCGGTGCGCTGGGCCCTACAATGGCCTTCCTAAGATCCCAGAACAAAATTTGA